A stretch of Myxococcus hansupus DNA encodes these proteins:
- a CDS encoding alpha-2-macroglobulin family protein, producing the protein MNRSFFAGVGCSLASLVGLVLFVALFGDNARRLFGASADALGGAPPQTAKLVQSFGANEGYGARGDADAPPAEMYAEREEDVAQPSVAHDLRRAQVAPLDGAKKKGGGGKSEAEAEAAPSRSWFPETFLFEPLVVTDASGAATVPVRVPDRLTQWRVLALAHSRSGAQSGAETSFTGTLPTYVDPVLPPFLRAGDAVRLPVQVMNTTDSPVEAPLKVEAQGAVVEGGNRTVRVPARGSVVEYVTVRVATPGPVALRATLGATDAVVRDFPVWATGRPVLQTRGGTLAAPRTLSLTGAPDAQAGSERVRLQVYPGGLGVLRSELLNAGGREDAAGVAYALLLAGRAPELLTALGETRSAEALKAMHAPERRLTAPVPPESGEVDVEAVRTGLMRATQRALRWSRAPDVALAAMLAEGALAHPENPVLSRLGERLAAQVAAAQLPDGTCQGGDGWTLQRLLVATADCTRAVSAAAGTPEGQRRAAFFHARAQGALERNRAHVKDGYTAAAMLASGAVSGSLRDSLREQVREAVKRRDEGAAYLPVEAGVVDATGATPTEAEATALAVLALEGDAKAPLADLGAALLAAYEPVNGWGSGRANRLALQAVVALFREPLPAQVRVVLERDGQVITEGSFDAKALREVLAMEAAAPGSGGTHAWTVRAEPAVPGLGFSLALRAAVPWKQEAQAGLELAVQVPSDAKVGQPSEVTLQASTPSGLPLVLRHGLPAGVQVDTASLEALVQAGKVASWSAEDGAVTLWLPPRGPGEPFQARFRVIPTLAGALQGGASSLTTQSRPDLVSYVPPAIWAVR; encoded by the coding sequence ATGAATCGCTCGTTCTTCGCCGGGGTGGGATGCTCCCTGGCGAGCCTGGTGGGGTTGGTGCTGTTCGTGGCGCTCTTTGGCGACAACGCGCGGCGCCTGTTCGGCGCTTCCGCGGATGCGTTGGGCGGGGCGCCGCCGCAAACGGCGAAGCTGGTGCAGTCGTTTGGCGCGAACGAGGGCTATGGCGCCAGGGGCGACGCCGACGCACCACCGGCGGAGATGTACGCGGAGAGGGAGGAGGACGTCGCGCAGCCCTCCGTCGCGCACGACCTCCGCAGGGCGCAGGTTGCCCCCCTGGATGGCGCGAAGAAGAAGGGCGGCGGCGGGAAGTCGGAAGCGGAGGCGGAGGCGGCGCCCAGCCGCTCCTGGTTCCCGGAGACCTTCCTCTTCGAGCCCCTGGTGGTGACGGACGCGTCCGGTGCCGCGACGGTGCCGGTGCGCGTGCCAGACCGCCTCACCCAGTGGCGGGTGCTGGCGCTGGCGCACTCCCGCTCCGGTGCGCAGTCCGGCGCGGAGACGTCCTTCACGGGCACGCTGCCCACGTATGTGGACCCGGTGCTGCCGCCCTTCCTTCGCGCGGGCGACGCGGTGCGCTTGCCGGTGCAGGTGATGAACACCACCGACTCGCCGGTGGAGGCGCCCTTGAAGGTGGAGGCGCAAGGCGCCGTGGTGGAGGGGGGCAACCGCACCGTGCGGGTGCCCGCGCGCGGCAGCGTGGTGGAGTACGTGACGGTGCGCGTGGCCACGCCGGGGCCGGTGGCCCTCCGGGCGACGCTGGGCGCCACCGACGCGGTGGTGCGGGACTTCCCGGTGTGGGCCACGGGCCGTCCGGTGCTCCAGACGCGCGGCGGTACCCTGGCGGCGCCGCGCACGTTGTCGCTCACCGGCGCGCCGGACGCGCAGGCGGGCAGTGAGCGCGTGCGGCTCCAGGTGTATCCCGGCGGGCTGGGCGTGCTGCGCTCGGAGCTGTTGAACGCGGGCGGACGCGAGGACGCGGCGGGCGTGGCGTACGCGCTGCTGCTGGCCGGGCGCGCGCCGGAGCTGCTGACGGCGCTGGGCGAGACGCGCTCCGCGGAGGCGCTGAAGGCGATGCACGCGCCGGAGCGGCGGCTGACGGCGCCCGTGCCGCCGGAGTCGGGTGAGGTGGACGTGGAGGCGGTGCGGACCGGGTTGATGCGGGCCACGCAGCGCGCGCTGCGCTGGAGCCGGGCGCCGGACGTGGCGCTGGCGGCGATGCTGGCGGAGGGCGCGCTGGCGCATCCCGAGAACCCCGTGCTGTCCCGTCTGGGAGAGCGGCTGGCCGCGCAGGTGGCGGCGGCGCAGCTTCCGGATGGCACCTGCCAGGGCGGCGATGGCTGGACGCTGCAGCGCTTGCTGGTCGCCACCGCGGACTGCACGCGCGCGGTGAGCGCGGCGGCCGGGACGCCCGAGGGCCAGCGCCGCGCGGCCTTCTTCCACGCGCGGGCCCAGGGCGCGCTGGAGCGCAACCGGGCGCACGTCAAGGACGGCTACACCGCGGCGGCGATGCTGGCGAGCGGCGCGGTGAGTGGCTCCCTGCGCGACTCCTTGCGCGAGCAGGTGCGCGAGGCCGTGAAGCGGCGCGATGAGGGCGCGGCCTACCTTCCCGTGGAGGCCGGCGTGGTGGACGCCACGGGCGCCACGCCGACGGAGGCCGAGGCCACCGCGCTGGCCGTGCTCGCCCTGGAAGGCGATGCGAAGGCGCCCCTGGCGGACCTGGGCGCCGCGCTGCTCGCCGCCTATGAGCCCGTGAATGGCTGGGGCAGCGGGCGCGCCAACCGTCTGGCATTGCAGGCGGTGGTGGCGCTCTTCCGTGAGCCATTGCCCGCGCAGGTGCGGGTGGTGCTGGAGCGCGACGGGCAGGTCATCACCGAGGGCTCCTTCGACGCCAAGGCCTTGCGCGAGGTGTTGGCGATGGAGGCCGCGGCGCCGGGCTCGGGCGGCACGCACGCGTGGACGGTGCGCGCGGAGCCCGCCGTGCCGGGGCTGGGCTTCTCCCTGGCGTTGCGCGCCGCGGTGCCGTGGAAGCAGGAGGCGCAGGCGGGGCTGGAGCTCGCCGTGCAGGTGCCCTCGGACGCGAAGGTGGGGCAGCCCTCGGAGGTGACGCTCCAGGCGTCCACGCCGTCGGGCCTGCCGCTGGTGCTGCGCCATGGGCTGCCTGCCGGTGTGCAGGTGGACACCGCCAGCCTGGAAGCCCTCGTCCAAGCGGGGAAGGTGGCCTCGTGGTCCGCGGAGGATGGCGCGGTGACGCTGTGGCTTCCGCCCCGAGGGCCGGGCGAGCCCTTCCAGGCGCGCTTCCGCGTCATCCCCACGCTGGCGGGCGCGCTACAGGGTGGTGCCTCGTCACTGACGACCCAGTCTCGACCTGACCTCGTGTCCTACGTACCCCCCGCTATATGGGCGGTGCGCTGA
- a CDS encoding nucleotidyltransferase family protein, with protein MEVRRPVAELGARAYAIQLLTDAQIPFLVGGAYAFAHYTGIYRDTKDLDLFIRKDDADRALKVLASNGWNTQSNVHGWLHKAFWDDFLVDLIFASGNGITVVDDGWFEHAVCARLLNCECNVPPAEEIYWSKSFVLERERFDGHELTHLLLKTGRTFDWPRLLARFDRYWEVLLAHLMFFRFAYPADRDIVPEWVMRDLLSRANSSVAEGNWDSQLCRGRLLSQVSYQVDVDEWGYEDGRTWDEVERAREREQDDVPAAASGSYGSH; from the coding sequence ATGGAAGTCCGACGGCCGGTCGCCGAGCTGGGCGCCAGGGCCTACGCCATCCAACTGCTGACCGATGCGCAAATCCCTTTCCTCGTCGGCGGCGCGTACGCGTTCGCCCATTACACAGGCATCTATCGGGACACGAAGGACCTGGACCTCTTCATCCGCAAGGACGACGCGGACCGCGCGCTGAAGGTCCTGGCCAGCAATGGCTGGAACACCCAGAGCAACGTCCATGGCTGGCTGCACAAGGCCTTCTGGGACGACTTCCTCGTCGACCTCATCTTCGCGTCCGGCAATGGCATCACCGTCGTGGATGACGGCTGGTTCGAGCACGCCGTCTGCGCCCGCCTGCTGAACTGCGAGTGCAACGTGCCTCCGGCGGAGGAAATCTACTGGAGCAAGTCCTTCGTCCTGGAGCGGGAGCGCTTCGACGGCCACGAGCTGACGCACCTGCTCCTGAAGACGGGGCGGACGTTCGACTGGCCCCGGCTGCTCGCGCGCTTCGACCGGTACTGGGAGGTGCTGCTCGCGCACCTGATGTTCTTCCGCTTCGCCTACCCGGCGGACCGCGACATCGTCCCCGAATGGGTGATGCGCGACCTGCTGTCCCGCGCGAACAGCTCGGTGGCGGAGGGCAACTGGGATTCGCAGTTGTGCCGAGGCCGGCTGCTGTCCCAGGTCAGCTACCAGGTGGACGTCGACGAGTGGGGCTACGAGGACGGCCGCACCTGGGATGAGGTGGAACGGGCACGCGAGCGCGAGCAGGACGACGTGCCTGCCGCCGCGAGCGGCTCCTACGGCTCGCACTGA
- a CDS encoding MG2 domain-containing protein, translating into MTIRIRRRRLVGGGLAALLVGGAVAFSSWDVCFSAWAFKGVNVPACPDGQFRQVVELNAHGLVRGGQGHVSLLTVVMAPHPKTGVLMHGGVSRGTASVFLVDAEGKETPLALAEGEAWQRSVDTHRLSAKVLLPEVPDGDYQLRARVTTPVGTDTVDAALPLYSPARAHVLTDRPLYEPGHEVLFRAVALRSKDLSPLDGRPGTWRVKDPSGEVVLEERAPAGPWGVVAGRFPLDRGAPQGWWSVSWSSGAVEAQAPFQVKPFTLPRFRVDVRSARPFWRAEDVPVVEGQVVYASGAPVSDVEVALTWNVQGDWPPPTEWTTGALPDRARTDATGRFRLVLPRVPMDLRGQAWLSARVVARDASGDRIEGRVSLLLSEDALAVSTVTELDGGLAPGFNNRVYLRATTAAGQVLPNAELTVTRAWDPHDEGVRAVTDEDGVASFQLDPGPPVNVVVPPMPVRPPPPEPTVRLGETRSLLAPGHEASLADMLALEKSLPALEPCARFVSRDEGLMEVELGLRVGASGAVLDVVAGEGALPACMASVLRARALSAGVERVLHTSFVVSDPNLPSVEVEVETAFGVPDEVVAAMNAAARDARTCLPRNLSMPASPPVAASWRLGTRGLESLTWVPVAADGSLPASVTSCIQERFARIRLPESAQRGVALGVARLSVLPAGDTEEGGSSMATTFLGYELKVRGTQGGEDVGETKLALRPAEVPKTRLRATPVLARGGEEVRIELLRGPQFLGQLPDTLVLQAGQQRFEEKVDKATRSVRFKLPENFEGWALSYWEGAQGRVYVAPRAQLSVEVSPEKPRYAPGELARLQIRTRVDGQDGPAAVGLFGVDETLAQLAPLPGPDAMSSVQTMPTVASPAFGVFDGQALAMGRIRGANASAAAVLRVTDAPQRDGTEPSMSASAVTSLDADAELTEPFYAVLAELHTQVRTWEEKAPQGQTLDPAGMARLWEDALAACEKRGEKVTDAFGRKLKLSRLPTDLLALTDPRSVVSSGTRLPEDVENWNAWVAREAP; encoded by the coding sequence ATGACAATCCGCATCCGGCGCCGCCGGCTGGTGGGGGGAGGCCTGGCCGCGCTGCTCGTCGGTGGTGCAGTGGCCTTCTCTTCCTGGGACGTGTGTTTCTCGGCCTGGGCCTTCAAGGGGGTCAACGTCCCGGCCTGTCCGGACGGACAGTTCCGGCAGGTGGTGGAGCTCAACGCCCACGGTCTGGTGCGCGGCGGGCAGGGCCACGTGTCGCTGCTGACCGTCGTGATGGCGCCCCACCCGAAGACGGGCGTGCTGATGCACGGGGGCGTGTCACGCGGCACAGCCTCTGTCTTCCTGGTGGACGCGGAGGGCAAGGAGACGCCGCTCGCGCTCGCGGAGGGCGAGGCGTGGCAGCGCTCCGTGGACACCCACCGGCTGAGCGCGAAGGTCCTGCTGCCCGAGGTGCCGGATGGCGACTACCAGCTCCGGGCGCGGGTGACGACGCCGGTGGGCACGGACACCGTGGACGCGGCGCTCCCGCTGTACTCGCCGGCCCGCGCGCACGTGTTGACGGACCGCCCCTTGTACGAGCCGGGGCATGAGGTCCTCTTCCGCGCGGTGGCGCTGCGGTCCAAGGACCTGTCGCCGCTGGATGGGCGGCCTGGGACGTGGCGGGTGAAGGACCCTTCCGGCGAGGTGGTGCTGGAGGAGCGCGCGCCGGCGGGACCCTGGGGCGTGGTGGCCGGCCGCTTCCCGCTGGACCGGGGCGCGCCGCAGGGCTGGTGGTCGGTGAGCTGGTCCAGTGGTGCCGTGGAGGCGCAGGCCCCGTTCCAGGTCAAACCCTTCACGCTGCCGCGCTTCCGCGTGGACGTGCGCAGCGCCCGGCCCTTCTGGCGCGCCGAGGACGTGCCGGTGGTGGAAGGGCAGGTGGTGTACGCGTCGGGCGCGCCGGTGTCCGACGTCGAGGTGGCGCTGACGTGGAACGTGCAGGGTGACTGGCCCCCGCCGACGGAGTGGACCACGGGGGCGTTGCCCGACCGCGCTCGCACCGACGCCACGGGCCGCTTCCGCCTGGTGTTGCCTCGCGTGCCCATGGACCTGCGCGGGCAGGCGTGGCTCAGCGCGCGCGTGGTGGCGCGGGACGCGTCGGGGGACCGCATCGAGGGCCGCGTGTCGCTGCTGCTGTCCGAGGACGCGCTCGCGGTGTCGACGGTGACGGAGTTGGATGGCGGACTGGCGCCCGGCTTCAACAACCGCGTCTACCTGCGCGCGACGACGGCCGCGGGGCAGGTGCTGCCCAACGCCGAGCTGACGGTGACGCGTGCGTGGGACCCTCATGACGAGGGCGTGCGCGCGGTGACGGACGAGGACGGCGTGGCCTCCTTCCAGCTCGACCCGGGACCGCCCGTCAACGTCGTGGTGCCGCCCATGCCCGTGCGTCCGCCGCCGCCCGAGCCGACGGTGCGCCTGGGGGAGACGCGCAGCCTGCTGGCGCCGGGGCACGAGGCCTCGCTCGCGGACATGCTGGCGCTGGAGAAGTCACTGCCCGCGCTCGAACCCTGCGCGCGCTTCGTGTCGCGGGACGAGGGGTTGATGGAGGTCGAGCTCGGCCTGCGCGTGGGGGCTTCGGGCGCGGTGCTGGACGTCGTGGCCGGGGAGGGGGCGCTGCCAGCCTGCATGGCTTCGGTCCTGCGCGCGCGCGCGCTGTCCGCTGGGGTCGAGCGCGTCCTTCACACGAGCTTCGTCGTCAGCGACCCCAACCTGCCTTCGGTGGAGGTGGAGGTGGAGACCGCCTTTGGCGTCCCCGACGAGGTGGTGGCGGCGATGAACGCCGCGGCCCGCGACGCGCGCACGTGTCTGCCCAGGAACCTGAGCATGCCGGCGTCCCCGCCGGTGGCGGCGAGCTGGCGGCTGGGGACGCGCGGTCTGGAGTCGCTGACGTGGGTGCCCGTCGCGGCGGATGGCAGCCTGCCGGCCTCCGTCACGTCGTGCATCCAAGAGCGCTTCGCCCGCATCCGGCTGCCCGAGTCCGCGCAGCGGGGCGTCGCCCTGGGCGTGGCCCGCCTCTCCGTGCTGCCCGCTGGGGACACGGAGGAGGGGGGCAGCTCCATGGCCACCACGTTCCTGGGTTACGAGTTGAAGGTGCGGGGCACCCAGGGTGGAGAGGACGTGGGCGAGACGAAGCTGGCCCTGCGCCCCGCGGAGGTGCCCAAGACGCGGCTTCGCGCCACACCCGTGCTGGCGCGGGGCGGCGAGGAGGTCCGCATCGAGCTGCTGCGCGGTCCGCAGTTCCTGGGCCAGCTCCCCGACACGCTGGTGCTCCAGGCGGGCCAGCAGCGGTTCGAGGAGAAGGTGGACAAGGCCACGCGGTCGGTCCGGTTCAAGCTGCCGGAGAACTTCGAGGGCTGGGCGCTGTCGTATTGGGAAGGCGCGCAGGGCCGCGTCTACGTGGCGCCGCGCGCGCAGCTCTCCGTGGAGGTGTCACCGGAGAAGCCGCGGTACGCGCCCGGTGAGCTGGCGCGGCTCCAGATTCGCACGCGCGTGGATGGCCAGGACGGCCCGGCGGCGGTGGGCCTCTTCGGCGTGGATGAGACGCTGGCGCAGCTCGCGCCGTTGCCAGGGCCAGACGCGATGAGCTCGGTGCAGACCATGCCCACGGTGGCCTCGCCCGCCTTCGGTGTCTTCGACGGGCAGGCGCTGGCCATGGGCCGCATCCGGGGCGCGAACGCGTCGGCGGCGGCGGTGCTGCGGGTGACGGACGCGCCGCAGCGTGATGGGACGGAGCCCTCCATGTCGGCGAGCGCGGTGACGTCCCTCGACGCGGACGCGGAGCTGACGGAGCCCTTCTACGCGGTGCTGGCGGAGCTGCACACGCAGGTGCGGACGTGGGAGGAGAAGGCGCCGCAAGGGCAGACGCTGGACCCGGCGGGCATGGCGCGGCTGTGGGAAGACGCGCTGGCGGCCTGCGAGAAGCGCGGTGAGAAGGTGACGGATGCCTTTGGCCGCAAGTTGAAGCTGTCCCGGCTGCCCACGGACCTGCTGGCCCTCACCGACCCCCGGTCGGTGGTGTCGAGCGGGACGCGGCTGCCGGAGGACGTGGAGAACTGGAACGCGTGGGTTGCCCGGGAGGCACCATGA